From Candidatus Deferrimicrobium sp.:
TCGGCGCGCGCGAACGAGCCGGGCCGCAGCCTGCCGTCCCGGTTCGCCACCTCGGCTTCGACGATCAGGGTGCGGTTCTGCTCCTGGATGGACGGACTCAGGCGGGCAACGCGGCCGGCATGCACCGCGGGGTCCCCCTCCGGCCGGACCCGGACCGCCTGCCCGACCCGCACGGAGGACGCATCCCGTTCCGTCACCGCCACCCGAAGCCGGAGCGGGTGGATCCGTACCAGGCCGAACGCCGGCGCGCCGGCCGCCAGGTACTCGCCCACCGAAGTGCGACGTTCCCGCACGGCCCCGTCGATCGGTGCGCTAAGTACGGCGTCGGCCAACTGTTGCCGGGCCAGTGCGAGGCCCGAACTCCTCTCGGCAAGCAATTCCTGGCGATTCCGGATCTCTTCCAGGGCAGCCTGGTAACGGCTCTCTGCGACCAGCAGCCTGGACAGGGACGCGTCGGCCTCGGAGCGGGCGATGTAATTCTTTTCCCAGAGCTGCGCCGTGCGATCCCGGTTCAGGCGCGCCTCCTCGAGCACCGCCCGGGCCTCGCGCACCAGCGCGGTCTTCTCGGGATCGACGCTCTCGCCCGAGCCGTCCCGGGGGAGCCCAAGACCGGCGCGCACCTGGCGGAGGGCTGCTTCGGCCTGCTCCACCCGAAGACGGAAATCCGTCGGGTCGAGGCGTGCGAGGACCTGCCCTTTCCGCACCGGGCTGCCCAGGTCGACCGCGATTTCGCTCACGCGGCCGGCGACCTTGAAGCCTGCGACAACCTCTTCGTCGGCGGCGAGCGTCCCCGTGACGATCACCGTGCGAGGAAACGGGCCCACCGAC
This genomic window contains:
- a CDS encoding efflux RND transporter periplasmic adaptor subunit; amino-acid sequence: SVGPFPRTVIVTGTLAADEEVVAGFKVAGRVSEIAVDLGSPVRKGQVLARLDPTDFRLRVEQAEAALRQVRAGLGLPRDGSGESVDPEKTALVREARAVLEEARLNRDRTAQLWEKNYIARSEADASLSRLLVAESRYQAALEEIRNRQELLAERSSGLALARQQLADAVLSAPIDGAVRERRTSVGEYLAAGAPAFGLVRIHPLRLRVAVTERDASSVRVGQAVRVRPEGDPAVHAGRVARLSPSIQEQNRTLIVEAEVANRDGRLRPGSFARAEIVVEADRTAVMVPASTVVTFAGLEKVFGVKDGKSVEKRIRTGRRSGDRVEILEGVAAGEAVVADPGNLVGGTPVIVTR